The Urbifossiella limnaea nucleotide sequence TGTGCAGCTTCGCCGGCACCTCGGTGTGCGGGTCGAACACGTACAACTCGCCGCCGGTCATGCCGCTGCCGATCTCGTTCTCCACCGGCCCCAGGATCAGCACCCGGCCGCGGGTCATGTACTCGCAGGCGTACTTGCCGGCGGCCTCGGCCACGATCGTCGCCCCGCTGTTGCGGATGCCCAGCCGGTGCCCGGCCCGGCCGCCGATGAAGATCGTCCCGCCCGTCGCCCCGTAGCCGACGTTGTTCCCGGCGACGCTCTGGATCTCGCCGCCGTAGTCGCTCGCGGTGTAGTCCAGCGTGACGATCACCGTCCCGCCCGAGATGCCCTTGGCGACGCCGTCCTGGGCGAAGCCGCGGAGCTCCAGGTCGAGGCCGTTCACGCACCACGCGCCAAAGCTCTGCCCGGCCTCGCCGTCAAGGCGGACCTTGATCTTGCGGTGGTTCGGCATCCCCTCCCGGCCGTACAGCCGGGCGATCATGCCGGCCACGGTCGCGCCGACGGAGCGGTCCGAGTTCCGCACGCGGAACACGATGTCGGCGTTCTGGGCGGTGTCGATGGCGTCGTGGGCGGCGCTCAGGATGCGGCCGTTCAGCGTGAACGAGTCGCCGCCGCCGCACACGCCGCGCTCGCCGACCTGTGGGTAGCGGTCGTCGAGTCCCACCAGCGCCATGTCGGGCTGGATGAACCGCCGCACGTCCACGAGCGCCGCCCGCGGGTGCTTGGCCTTCAAGTCGTCGCGCCGCACCAGCAGGTCGGACCGGCCGGTGATCTGGTTCAGGTGCGTGAAGCCCATCAGCGCGAGCAGCTGCCGGGCCTCCTCGGCGACGGTCAGGAGGTACGCCTTGGTGTGCTCCGGGTGCCCCTTGAAGATCTCGGGGCTGCCGGTGATCCCGGTCGGGCAGTTCGGGATGTGGCAGCTCTTGCACACGATGCAGCCGACGGACACCATCAGCCCCTGGCCGAACGTGAACTCGTCCGCCCCGAACAGGGCGTACTTGATCACGTCGTGCCCGTTCTTGATGCCGCCGCCGACGCGGAGCTTGACCGACGTGCGCAGGCCGTTCACGACCAGCGCCTGGTGCGCCTCCGCGAGGCCCATCTCGCTCGGCAAGCCGGCGTGCTCCTTGCTCGACACCATCGCCGCGCCGGTGCCGCCGTCGATGCCGTCCATCTCGATGATGTCGGCGCCGGCCTTCGCCACGCCGACGGCGATCGTGCCGACGTTCTCCACGGCCACCAGCTTCACCGACACCGGCATGCCCGGCTTCGCGGCCTTCAGGTCGTAGATCAGCTGCGCCAGGTCCTCGATCGAATAGATGTCGTGGTGCGGCGGCGGGCTGATGAGGTCCGTCCCCGGCTTGGCGAAGCGGATCTCGGCGATCTCGGCCGTGACCTTCTTCCCCATCAGCTGGCCGCCCTCGCCGGGCTTCGCGCCCTGCGCCATCTTGATCGACATCTCGTCGGCGTTGACGATGTACTCGGCGTCCACGCCGAACCGGCCGCTGGCGATCTGGCGGATGCGGCTGCGGAAGCGGCTCTTTTCGAGCTTGCCGCCGAGGGTGTAAATCTCGGGGTACTCCTGGCGCTGCTTGCGGACCTTCTCCCAGTACGGCCCCCAGGCGCGCTCGGGGATGTCGTTCCGCCAGCGGGCTTCGCCGCCCTCGCCGCTGTTGCTGAGGGCGTCGAGTTCGTTCACCGCCGCGGCGATGGTCATGTGCGAGGCGCCGGTCAGCGCCCCGTGGCTCATGGCGGCGCCGCGGAAGTGGTTCGCCACCATGTCCCGCGCCGGCTGCACGCCCTCGATCGGCACCGCCGTGCCCGGCTTGATGTTGAACAGGTCGCGCAGCACCGTCGGCACGCGGGTGTTCACCATGTTCGTGAACTTGCCCCACTTGGTGCCGACGCGGATCAGCGCGTCCGGGTCGGCCTCGGCGGGCGGGGCGGTGTACGCCATCTCGCCGCCGCCGCCCTCCGGCTCCGGGTGGGCCTCCTTCACCGCGTTCCGCAGCGCCATCCGCACCGCGCCCGTGAAGGCGCGGTAGTCCATGTTCTTGCCCAACTCCTTCTTCTTCGCCACCATCTCCTCGGCGCGCGCGACGCGCCACTGGGCGTCCTCGACCAGCTCGGCGAAGCCGATGCCGCCGACGCGGCTCGGGAAGTCGCCCAGGAACTCCATCAACTCGGGGCCGAAGCCGACGGCCTCGAACAGCTGGGCGCCGCGGTACCCCTCGATGGTCGTGATCCCCATCTTGGAGATCACCTTCTTCGTGGTGTCCTCCAGGGCGGCGAACAGGTTCTCCAGGGCCTCGCGCGGCTCCAGCCGGATTTCCTGCTTGGTGTCGCCGTCCTTGAAGACGAGCCCGTCCTTCACGAGCCGCAGCATCAGGTACGGGTGGACGACGTCGGCCCCGAACGCCACCAGCACGCAGATGTCGTGGCCCTCCTGGATGTCGCCGGCCTGCACCACGAGCGAGCAGCGGTCGCGGAGCCCCTGGCGGCACAGGTAGGTGTTCACGGCCCCGAGCGCCAGCAGCGACGGCACCGGATAGATGCCGCGCTTGCACGCCTCCTTGTCGGACACGCACAGGACGTGGAAGCCCTCGTGCACCGCCTTCTCGGCGGCGCTCTGGAGCGCCACCAGGCTGGCGCGAAGCGCCTCGGCCCCGCCGGACAGCGGGAACGTGGCGTCGAGCAGCTTGAAGCCGAGCACCTCGTTCTGGCGGATTTCCTCGACGATGGCGTCGGAGATGACCGGGCTCGGCAACTCCATCTGCTTCACCGGCAGGTCGTCCCCGTTCGCGCCGTTCGCGCGCGGCCCGCGGCCGAGGTAGGTCGCCAGCGACATCGCCCCGCCCTCGCGGTACGGGTCGATCGGCGGGTTGGTCACCTCGGCGAACGTCTGCTGGAGGTACTTGAACAGCGTCGGGTGGTGGTCGGAGAACACGGTCAGCACGCGGTCGTGCCCCATGCTCGACAGCGGCTCCTTCTTCAGCTTTGCCATGTCCTTCACGAACACGGCCCGCTCGAAGTCCCAGCCCGCGGCCTGGAGCAGGTGGTCGAGCTTCCAGTCGCGCTCGGTCAGCATCGCGCCGACGGCGTCGTCGACCTGGCGGGTGTAGTCGAAGCCCTCGGGGATGATGATCTGCCGGCGGTTCAGCTCCTGCACACTGCCGAGTTCGGCCTTGGCCTCGGCCACGACGCGGTCCATGATCTGGTAGCTGTCGAGCCGCTCGCCGGTGGCGGTGTCGATGGCGATCATCTGCCCCGGCTGCAGCTGCCCGCTGGCGACGATGGTGGTGGGGTCGAGGCCGAACACGCCCGACTCGCTGCCGATGTACAACCAGCCGCGCTTGTCGGAGCACCAGCGCACGGGGCGGAGGCCCATCCGGTCGACGAGGCCGACGAGGGTGCGGCCGTCGGTGCCGATGATGCCGGCGGGGCCGTCCCAGGCCGCGAGGCTGCCGAACGCCCGGCGGTAGTACGTGAACAGGTCGAACGCCTCCTGCCCCCAGATGTCGGCCTCCGTGTCCCACACCGGCGGGATCGACAGGCGCAGCGCCCGCGGCAGGCTCCAGCCCTGTTCGAGGATCAAGTACTCGAGCCACTCGTCGAGGCTGGCCGAGTCGGACATCTTCGGCGTGTTCAGCTCGCCGCCGGGGATGGGCGGGTTCAGGCTGCGTGAGAACGCCGACACCGCGTTCCGCGTCGTGCGCACCGTGTTAATTTCGCCGTTGTGGCACGACAGGCGGAACGGCTGGGCCAGCGTCCAGTTCGGGAACGTGTTCGTGCTGTAGCGGCGGTGGAAGCTGACGACGCCGGTCTCGAACGCCGGGTCGGTCAGGTCGCGGTAGAAGTCGCACAACTGCGGGCTGGTCAGCAGTCCCTTGTAGCTGACGAGCTTGGTAGACAGCGAGCACGGGTATACGCCGAGGCCGGCGGCGCGCGCGCGCTCGCGGAGCACGAGGCGACGGCGGTACAGGTGCTTCTCGGCCTCGTCTGCGTCGCCGTCCACCTGGAACAGGGCGTGCTCGATGGCCCCGGGGCGGACCGCCTTCGCGGACTCGGGCAGCGCGTCTTCGTTCGTCGGCACCGGGCGGTAGCCGAGGAAGCGCACGGGACCGCCGCTCAGGACTTCGCGCACGAGCGCCCGGCCGGCGTCGAGCTTGGCGGCGTCACTGTCGAGGAAGAAGAACGCGCCGACGGCCAGGGTGTCGCCGTCGGACACGCCGAAGCCGAGTTGCTTCGCCTGCGCGCGGAAGAAGGCCTGGGGCAGCGCCGCGGTGAGGCCGGCGCCGTCGCCGGCGGAGCCGCACACGCCGCCGCGGTGCTCCATGCAGCGGAGGGCGTTGAGCGCCTTCTGCATGACCTCGGCCGACGGTTTGCCGTCCCGCGCTGCGACCCCCCCGATGCCGCAGGCGTCCCGGCCGACCTCGTCCGTGTACAGCAGTTCGCCGCTGCGAACCCGCGCAAGACCCGCCTGGTGGCTCATCGTCACGTTCACCGATGGGAAGGGTGGTAGAGAACGGTTCGGGTGAACACCCGGCGGTGGCCGTCGCCGGGCTTCGCGTGCGTGTGGTCGGGGAGAGGGTGACCAACGCTTTGTTTTACAGAACCCGCCGAACGGATGGCAAGGCCAGGTCACGGGTTCGGGGAGGGGACGGCTTTTCGCCGAGTGGTGAAAAATCTGGGTGCACGCTTGCTGGCCAACGAGCGGAGAGGTAGAACACGGGGCGTCCGACTCGCCGGTCGTGGGACACCCGTCGCCCCACCCGCCCGGCCGACCGACCGGGGCACACGCTTTCACCCTTCTGGAAGGACCGAGGTATGGGCGATTTCATCGGCAGTCCCATGTTCTTCGTCGCGGGTGTCGTCCTCCTGCTGGGCCTCGTCGGCCTGATGATCTTCCTCCAGAAGCGGAACAAGGACGAGGATTAAGGTGCGCCGGCGGGCCGGGGGCGTGAGCCCCCGGATCCTTTAGTAGATTCCGCAGAATCCGGGGGCTCACGCCCCCGGCCTGCCGTGCGCTTCACTTCAGCGCCGGAACGCTTGCCGCCCTGCCGCGTACTCGCCGATCAGCACGCTCAGCGCCTCCGCCCGCCGGTCACGCCATACCGTCAGCCGCACGCGCTGGCCCGGCGGCAGTGCCGAGATCAGGTTGATAAGGTGGTGCTCGTCGCGCAGTTCCACGTCCTCGAGCCGCAGCACCACGTCACCGGCGCGGAGCCCCGCGGCCGCCGCCGGCGTGTTCGGGTGGACAATCTCCACCAGCCCGCCGCACACCTTCGACAGCCCCACCCGCAGCGCCTCGGCCGGGTCGATCGTCGCCGCCAGTTGCACGCCCAGGTAACCGCGCGTCACCGCCCCCTTCTCGAACAGCTGACCCGCCACCCGCTTCACCAGGTTGGCCGGGATGCTGAACGACACGCCGGTATTGTTGCCACTCTGCGACGCGATCGCCGTGTTGATGCCGACCACCTTGCCGTCCAGGTCTACGAGCGGGCCGCCGCTCGAGCCGGGGTTGATCGACGCGTCGGTCTGGAGGAACTCCTTGATGCGGATCGTCGAGCCGAGGCTGATCTGGCCGCGGTCGGTGGCCGAGATGATGCCGTGCGTCACCGTCTGGTTCAGGCCGAACGGGCTCCCGAACGCCAGCACGTACTGCCCGCGGACCACGCGGTCGCTGTCCGCGAAGGAACACGCGGGCAGCGACTCGTCGGCCAGCTGCAACAGCGACACGTCGGACTCGGGGTCGGCCAGGATGCGCGTCGGCTGAAGGATGCGGCCGTCGGACAGGGTGACGTACACCTTCTCGCGCGGGGCGTCGCCGACGACGTGGTTGTTGGTGACGACCACGCACCCGGCGATACCCGGGAAGCGGACGATAACGCCGGAGCCCGATTCCTCCTTCGCCTTGCCAGTTGCCGTGCCCGTGCTCGGCTTCACCGCATCCACGGCGACCACGGCCGGCGACACGCTACGAACGACGCCGGGGAACCGGTCCGCGGGCGGGACCGTGGCGTTGACTTCGGTCACGGTGGGAATCGGCGGCAGCGGCAGGCCGTGCGCCGCCGCGGGGGGTGGTGCGTGGAACGCGAGTTGTGCGGCGGCCCCTCCCAGAAGGGCACACCCACCCAGCCCCACCGCCACGGCGAATCGACGGACCATGCGCAACCCTCCCGGCCGGGAAGTACCACACCCGCACTCTAACGGGTCGGGCAAGGGGGCTTGAGAAATTCCGGACGAGCTCACGGAAGTGGTCGCGACGGGTGGCCGCACGAAACGCACAAGGCCCGCGGTCGTTGCAGACCGCGGGCCTTGTCGGAGTCCTTCAACCGGCGTTACCGGCTCAGGTCGATCTCCAGGTCGGCGAGGCGGACCTCGCGCTCGTCCATGTTGCCGTGATCGGCCATGCGGCCGTAGTCGGCCTCGCCGGTGTAGTCGCCGACGCTGCCGTCGCGTTCGAACTCACGCTGGCACTTGATGCACAGCGTCGAGTACGGGAGGGCGGACAGGCGCGCCATCGGGATCTTGGTCTGGCAGCCCTCACACGTGCCGTAGCTGCCGTTCTTCAGCCGGCGGATAGCCCGCTCGACCTGGACCAGCTCTTTGGCTTCGAGCTCGGCCAACTGCGAGGAGAGTTCCTCGCCGCTACTGTCGAAGGCGGCGTCGGCGGCGTCGCCGGCCCGCTGCATCCCCTTCCCGGCGGAGAGGATGTCGAGTTCCATGCCGAGCCGCTTGCGGAGTTCGGTCCGGCGGCCGACGAGGGCTCTATGGAGTTGCAGGAGTGCGTCAGTTCGTGCCACGGCTCGCCACCTCCAGGGGGCATAGCTTCCGGTCCGGTTGTTACCGGTGGGAGCCTGACGGGTTCGGGGGTCGTGGAGCCGACACGCTGTCGGCCCCCATCGGATACTAGTGTCGTGCCGGGCAGGTCTTTCCAGCCGGGCCGCGGGTCTGTCCCGCCGTCCTGAGCTTAACTTCGCCGCTCGGCACCACTTGGAGTCGGGGTTCCGCCGCCAGGATTCGGGTTCTTCACGAACCCGTCACTATCGCGGTTTCCTGCCGCAATGCAACCGGCGTGCCGCAAACCGTTTTCGTCTCGGCACCCGGGCGGGGCGGAATTGAGAATGCTTCCGGCGGCTTGGCGAAAACTCCGACGACACAGCCGGTTGGCCGGATTGGGCAAATCCGGGTGGGGGTGTGGGGCTGCGCAAAATCGGGCATGTGTTGCGAAGTGGTGCAGCGGTGAACGGATGGTAGCGTCAGGCTCCAGTCTGCGCCGACATCAGCGGAGCCTGAGGTCTGAGAAAACCATCCACAGGCCCCGCGCATCACTCGGGTGTCACGACTGCAAGTTCTGCAGCATCTCCCGCAGCGGCACCAGGCGACGGCCGCGGGTGTCGTCGATCTTCAGCGCCTTCAAGAACCGCCGCCGCAGTTCCGCCTGTAATTCGTCGACCGCGCTTGGTGCCGTGCTCGTGAGTCGGATGCTGCCGCCGGCGCGGCGGTCGTGGCCGCCGGCCTTGCCGAGCTTTCCGACCACCTGACGCAGGATGTCGCCCGAGCGCGCGTCCGCCATCGCGGCACGCACCGACAGAATCAGCTGATCCTTGTACACGCCGCCGCACACGGCCCAATCGACCTGGTCGAAGCGGATCATGAAATCGACCACCTCGGCGGCCTGCTCCGGCTGCGGCAGGTCGTCCACCCAGCTGATGATGAGGTTGTCGTAGATGAAACTGCTCTGCAGCGCTTGCAGCAGGCACTCGAAGTGGCTGTGCGGCAGGCGGGCGTTGCGGATCTGGGCGATCTGGTCCTTGTCCGCGAGCGGGTAGAGGAAGATGAGCGCGTCGTCGTCCGCGGGGTTGGCCTCGCGGGGGAAGCCGGCCATCTCCGTCTCGATGCCGTAGAGCAGGGCGGTCGCCAACTTCTCGGGGATGTCGCAGTCCTGCTCGCGCAGGTACTTCGTCACCACAGTACACGTTGCGCCGTGCGAGGCCCGGATGTCGGTGAACGGCACGTTGTCCAGGTCGCCGGGGGTGTCGTGGTGGTCGATGACGGCGTACAGCGGCGCGTCTTCCGGCAGCGTGTGCCGGCCGGTGTTCGGCTGGCTGTCCACCATCACCACGGCGTCGCCGGGACGCCAGTCCACGTCCTCGACCTTGGTGAGGTGGAGGTTCAGTACCTTCACCATGGCCCGGTTCTCGGCCCGGCTGATGAGGCCGTCGCGGGTGATGAGGGTGGGCTTGCCGAGTTTCTGCTCGACCAGGTGGGCGAGCCCCAGCATGGAGCCGAGGCTGTCCGGGTCGGGCTGGACGTGCGACACGAAGACGACGCGTTCGGCGGTCTTCAAGCCGGACAGGAAACGGTGAGACCGGCGGATGCCGACGGTCCCCGACCGCGTGACCCCTTCGGGGTCGGCGCTCGATCGCGCCATATGGGTTCGACCTCCGACGACCCCGCGGCCGCGGTCCGTGCGGCCCGACTCCGGGGCAGGCAGGCGAACGCTCGATCCGAGAGCGTCCCTCCGTTTTACCCGGTCGCCGACCGGCCGCCAACGCCGGTTGGCCTCAACGCGGTCGAGTGGCGGCACGGGGGGCTTGACTTTGTCTGAGGGAACGTCATAATTCGCGCGGGTTCGCTGAAGTCACACGAGGTGCTCGTTGCAGGCACTCGTTCGGGTCGGTCTGGTGCTGATGCTGGTCATCGCCCCAGCCCTCTGCTGCTGCCAGGCCCGCTGGCTTTTCGCCGGTTCCGCGGCCGTTGTCGCGGCCGAACCTGCCCCTGTTCACACTTGTCCGCATTGCTGCCAATCTGAAGCCCCCGCGACGCCGGAAACCCCATCGCCCAAACCGCTTCCGGCGAATCCGCACTGCATCTTCTGCGACGGTCAGGCGGTTGCCATCACGGCCGACCCCTCACCCCAGCCGCTGCCGCCGGACTTTACTGGCGAGCTCCTGCCGGTTTTCCTGGCGACCGTCGCCCCCGTACACCCGGCGTTCGTGGCGGGGCGAAATCTGCCCGAACGAGCCGGGATAGACGCCCGCTCCGCCGCGCTCTTCGACCGCCACGTCATGCACTGTTGACCCGTTCCAGAGTGTGAATCCCCATCTGACGCGCCGTCGCGTCCGTGCAACGCCGTCCGGGCGTGTCCCGGAGCGAATTTTCGACACACACTCAATCGAACGTGGAGACCCAGACATGACGAGGATTCTGTCCATCGCCGCCGCCGTGGTCGGCACCATCGTCGGCAGCGCCTTCGGCTACACTGCCGTGAGCCGCACCACGACCCTGTGCTGCGCCAACCCCTGTGCCGCCTGTGCCGACGGGTGCGACGGCTGCCCGAAGTGCGAGATCGACTGCTCGGCCTGCTGCGGCGCCGCCGTGACCGCCCCGACGACCCCGGCCGCGCGAACCTGCTGCGCCGCCAAGCCGGCCGCGACCGCCACGTGCTGTGCCACCCCGTGCGCCGACTGCGGCGCGACCTGCGACGGCTGCCCGCTGTGTGAGATCGACTGCTCGGCCTGCTGCGGCGCGGCCGCGACGGCGCCGGTGAAGTAATCTGCATACGCCGCTTGCGGCTTCGCGCTTCTCAGCGCGAAGCTGCAACGCCAGTCACTTCCGCGCCGCGATCACGTCCTTGCCCACCCACGGCCGCAGTGCGTCGGGAATGACGACGCTCCCGTCGGCCTGCTGGTAGCTCTCCAGGATCGCCACCAGTGCCCGGGTGCAGGCCACGGCGGTGCCGTTGAGCGTGTGGACGAACCGCGTCCCCTTGAAGCCCTTCCCCTTGTAGCGGATGCCGAGCCGCCGCGCCTGGAAGTCGGTGCAGTTGCTCGTGCTCGTGATCTCGCCGAAGTCGCCGCCCGCGCCGCGGCCCGGCATCCACGCTTCCAGGTCGTACTTGCGGTACGCCGGGCCGCCGAGGTCGCCGGTGCACGTGTCGATGACGTGGAAGTGCAGCCCGAGGCCGGTGAAGATTTGCTCCTCCAGCGTGCGGATTTCCTCGTGGATGGCGTCGCTGTTTTCCGGCGTGCAGAACGCGAACATCTCCACCTTCGTGAACTGGTGGACGCGGTACAGCCCGCGGGTGTCGCGGCCGGCGGCCCCGGCCTCGGTGCGGAAGCAGTGCGACAGCCCGACGTACCGCTTCGGCAACTCGGCCTCGTCGAAGATGCGGTCCTTGTGCATCCCGCCGAGCGTGATCTCCGCGGTGGCGATCAGGCACAGGTCGGTGTCGGCGACGGTGTACACCTGCCGCGTCTCGGCGTTGTCGCGCGGCTGGAAGCCGATGCCCTCGAGCACTTCGACCCGCGCCAGGTCCGGCGTGATGACCGGCGTGAACCCGGCCTTGACGCAGGCCTGCACCGCGTACTGAACGAGCGCGATTTCGAGCAGCGCGGCCTCGTTCTTGAGGAAGTAGAACTTCTGCCCGGCGACGCGGGTGCCGGCCTCGAAGTCGGCCAGGTCCAGCGACTCGCACAGCGCCACGTGATCCTTCGGGGCGAAGTCGAAGGCGGGCTTCTTGCCGAACTCGGCGACGACTACGTTGGCCGCCGAGTCGGTGCCCACCGGGGCGGCCGGGTGGGTCATGTTCGGCAACTGAAGCAGGTGCGTCTTCAACTCCTCCTCGACGCCCTTCAACTGCACCTCGAGGCGAGCCACTTCTTCCTTCAACGCGGCGCCCTGCTGGCGGACGGCGTCCTTCTCCTCGGGCGTCTTGGCGGCGCCGAACAGCTTGGAGTTGGCGTTGGCCTTCGCGCTCGTCTCGTCGCGCAACTTCACGAGGCGCTTCCGCTCGTCGTCGGCGGCGACGGCCCGGTCGGCGGCGTCGGCCGAGACGTTGCGGTTGGCGCAGTTGGCTTTGACCGCGGCGAGGTGGTCGCGGACGAAGGCGGCATCGAGCATGAGGGGTCCGTTAGGAAGAATCTCACGCAGAGGCGCCAAGCCGCGAAGAGACCCTGGTTTTCTTCGCAGCTTGGCGCCTCTGCGTGAGCTTGTCTTGGTTTCTCACCACAGCGCCGGCCGGCCGAGCATCCGCCGCAGCAGGCCGATCTGCCCGGCGTGCAGCATCTCGTGCG carries:
- a CDS encoding glutamate synthase-related protein, with amino-acid sequence MSHQAGLARVRSGELLYTDEVGRDACGIGGVAARDGKPSAEVMQKALNALRCMEHRGGVCGSAGDGAGLTAALPQAFFRAQAKQLGFGVSDGDTLAVGAFFFLDSDAAKLDAGRALVREVLSGGPVRFLGYRPVPTNEDALPESAKAVRPGAIEHALFQVDGDADEAEKHLYRRRLVLRERARAAGLGVYPCSLSTKLVSYKGLLTSPQLCDFYRDLTDPAFETGVVSFHRRYSTNTFPNWTLAQPFRLSCHNGEINTVRTTRNAVSAFSRSLNPPIPGGELNTPKMSDSASLDEWLEYLILEQGWSLPRALRLSIPPVWDTEADIWGQEAFDLFTYYRRAFGSLAAWDGPAGIIGTDGRTLVGLVDRMGLRPVRWCSDKRGWLYIGSESGVFGLDPTTIVASGQLQPGQMIAIDTATGERLDSYQIMDRVVAEAKAELGSVQELNRRQIIIPEGFDYTRQVDDAVGAMLTERDWKLDHLLQAAGWDFERAVFVKDMAKLKKEPLSSMGHDRVLTVFSDHHPTLFKYLQQTFAEVTNPPIDPYREGGAMSLATYLGRGPRANGANGDDLPVKQMELPSPVISDAIVEEIRQNEVLGFKLLDATFPLSGGAEALRASLVALQSAAEKAVHEGFHVLCVSDKEACKRGIYPVPSLLALGAVNTYLCRQGLRDRCSLVVQAGDIQEGHDICVLVAFGADVVHPYLMLRLVKDGLVFKDGDTKQEIRLEPREALENLFAALEDTTKKVISKMGITTIEGYRGAQLFEAVGFGPELMEFLGDFPSRVGGIGFAELVEDAQWRVARAEEMVAKKKELGKNMDYRAFTGAVRMALRNAVKEAHPEPEGGGGEMAYTAPPAEADPDALIRVGTKWGKFTNMVNTRVPTVLRDLFNIKPGTAVPIEGVQPARDMVANHFRGAAMSHGALTGASHMTIAAAVNELDALSNSGEGGEARWRNDIPERAWGPYWEKVRKQRQEYPEIYTLGGKLEKSRFRSRIRQIASGRFGVDAEYIVNADEMSIKMAQGAKPGEGGQLMGKKVTAEIAEIRFAKPGTDLISPPPHHDIYSIEDLAQLIYDLKAAKPGMPVSVKLVAVENVGTIAVGVAKAGADIIEMDGIDGGTGAAMVSSKEHAGLPSEMGLAEAHQALVVNGLRTSVKLRVGGGIKNGHDVIKYALFGADEFTFGQGLMVSVGCIVCKSCHIPNCPTGITGSPEIFKGHPEHTKAYLLTVAEEARQLLALMGFTHLNQITGRSDLLVRRDDLKAKHPRAALVDVRRFIQPDMALVGLDDRYPQVGERGVCGGGDSFTLNGRILSAAHDAIDTAQNADIVFRVRNSDRSVGATVAGMIARLYGREGMPNHRKIKVRLDGEAGQSFGAWCVNGLDLELRGFAQDGVAKGISGGTVIVTLDYTASDYGGEIQSVAGNNVGYGATGGTIFIGGRAGHRLGIRNSGATIVAEAAGKYACEYMTRGRVLILGPVENEIGSGMTGGELYVFDPHTEVPAKLHSKSVAVIDCTHVDYEWMHPLLHQYFARTGSRQAEHILKNWAEIRRGRRLRKVLPLAVARAMEDLKTAGTNAG
- a CDS encoding LPXTG cell wall anchor domain-containing protein, encoding MGDFIGSPMFFVAGVVLLLGLVGLMIFLQKRNKDED
- a CDS encoding S1C family serine protease; protein product: MVRRFAVAVGLGGCALLGGAAAQLAFHAPPPAAAHGLPLPPIPTVTEVNATVPPADRFPGVVRSVSPAVVAVDAVKPSTGTATGKAKEESGSGVIVRFPGIAGCVVVTNNHVVGDAPREKVYVTLSDGRILQPTRILADPESDVSLLQLADESLPACSFADSDRVVRGQYVLAFGSPFGLNQTVTHGIISATDRGQISLGSTIRIKEFLQTDASINPGSSGGPLVDLDGKVVGINTAIASQSGNNTGVSFSIPANLVKRVAGQLFEKGAVTRGYLGVQLAATIDPAEALRVGLSKVCGGLVEIVHPNTPAAAAGLRAGDVVLRLEDVELRDEHHLINLISALPPGQRVRLTVWRDRRAEALSVLIGEYAAGRQAFRR
- a CDS encoding TraR/DksA family transcriptional regulator is translated as MARTDALLQLHRALVGRRTELRKRLGMELDILSAGKGMQRAGDAADAAFDSSGEELSSQLAELEAKELVQVERAIRRLKNGSYGTCEGCQTKIPMARLSALPYSTLCIKCQREFERDGSVGDYTGEADYGRMADHGNMDEREVRLADLEIDLSR
- a CDS encoding DHH family phosphoesterase, yielding MARSSADPEGVTRSGTVGIRRSHRFLSGLKTAERVVFVSHVQPDPDSLGSMLGLAHLVEQKLGKPTLITRDGLISRAENRAMVKVLNLHLTKVEDVDWRPGDAVVMVDSQPNTGRHTLPEDAPLYAVIDHHDTPGDLDNVPFTDIRASHGATCTVVTKYLREQDCDIPEKLATALLYGIETEMAGFPREANPADDDALIFLYPLADKDQIAQIRNARLPHSHFECLLQALQSSFIYDNLIISWVDDLPQPEQAAEVVDFMIRFDQVDWAVCGGVYKDQLILSVRAAMADARSGDILRQVVGKLGKAGGHDRRAGGSIRLTSTAPSAVDELQAELRRRFLKALKIDDTRGRRLVPLREMLQNLQS
- the serS gene encoding serine--tRNA ligase, with product MLDAAFVRDHLAAVKANCANRNVSADAADRAVAADDERKRLVKLRDETSAKANANSKLFGAAKTPEEKDAVRQQGAALKEEVARLEVQLKGVEEELKTHLLQLPNMTHPAAPVGTDSAANVVVAEFGKKPAFDFAPKDHVALCESLDLADFEAGTRVAGQKFYFLKNEAALLEIALVQYAVQACVKAGFTPVITPDLARVEVLEGIGFQPRDNAETRQVYTVADTDLCLIATAEITLGGMHKDRIFDEAELPKRYVGLSHCFRTEAGAAGRDTRGLYRVHQFTKVEMFAFCTPENSDAIHEEIRTLEEQIFTGLGLHFHVIDTCTGDLGGPAYRKYDLEAWMPGRGAGGDFGEITSTSNCTDFQARRLGIRYKGKGFKGTRFVHTLNGTAVACTRALVAILESYQQADGSVVIPDALRPWVGKDVIAARK